The following is a genomic window from Daphnia magna isolate NIES linkage group LG4, ASM2063170v1.1, whole genome shotgun sequence.
AGCTCTGCACTAAATTTCCTATTCATCTAATGAAAACGGTTCGATTACGAGTCAAAGAGCTTTCGCCGTTGCTGCAGGCCGACCCTGCTTTTACCGATTGGAAAATCATTTATTTGGTCCGTGATCCCCGTGGCGTAATGTCGTCAAGAACCAATTTACCGTGGTGTGTACCAGATCCGGCGTGCAACGATGCAGGCCGTCTATGCAAAGATGTGCAAGAAGATCTCGAAGAGATAAATCGGCttcaaatcttttttcctAATCAACTTTACCTGTTAAAGTTCGAGGATTTGTCCGCCAACGTCGAGACAGAAACAGAGATGTTGTTTCAATTTTTAGAATTGCCTGTCCTCAGGTCGGTCAAAGACTTTTTGGCTAAACACACGCAGTCTAACCAAACCAGGGACAACCCATTTTCAACAATCAGACAATCAAACGCCGTGGCATCTGGATGGCGAAATAAAATGTCTAGCGACCTCATTGCAAACATCACGGGTGTCTGTACACCCACGCTCAAAAAGCTTGGCATATTGTAGAAGTCTCTAAGATATTTTGTTGCAA
Proteins encoded in this region:
- the LOC116920924 gene encoding carbohydrate sulfotransferase 1 isoform X3, which codes for MEKFVEKLSQSADVSTDTSAIQILPPILKILIVTTWRSGSTFLGQIISSLPGVFYSYEPMYYFETNNGSKTELIRSLFQCQFPADYLSFANGLKEHSQNFMAMNTRIWRACLHNRTLCNQPEFVGQLCTKFPIHLMKTVRLRVKELSPLLQADPAFTDWKIIYLVRDPRGVMSSRTNLPWCVPDPACNDAGRLCKDVQEDLEEINRLQIFFPNQLYLLKFEDLSANVETETEMLFQFLELPVLRSVKDFLAKHTQSNQTRDNPFSTIRQSNAVASGWRNKMSSDLIANITGVCTPTLKKLGIL